GAGGATGAACAACGGGTCTTCCGCCGCCATCGTTTCGGCCGGACAGTCGCTGCCCACGGTCGCGACCGCCTCGTGGTACCAGACGTCGCGCTCGCCCATCGCCACGTCGGCGCCAGTCGCCTTGACGACGATCACGCGCTCCAGTCCCGGCGCGCGGGTGGCGGCTTCGTCGACGCAGGCTTTCAATTTGATGCGCTTGCCACCGCGCCGCCCCTCGTCGGCGGTGATGACGATCCGCGATCCGCAATCCTCGATCCGGCCGGCGAGCGCGTCGGCGGAAAACCCGCCGAACACCACCGAATGGATCGCGCCGATCCGTGCGCAGGCGAGGGCCGCATAGGCCGCCTCGGGGATCATCGGCATGTAGAGCGTCACGCGGTCGCCCCTGCCGACGCCCTGCGCTTTCAACACGTTGGCGAAGCGGCACACTTCAGCGTGCAGTTCGCGATAGGTGATGTGGCGCGCGTCCTCACCCGGCTCGTCGGGCTCCCAGATGATTGCGACGGTATCGCCGTTCTTCGCGAGATGCCGGTCGAGGCAATTGGCGGCGACGTTCAATTGACCGTCGGCGAACCATTTGATGTGGAAGTCCGCCTGGGCGAACGACCAGTCGCCCGCGATCGTGGGTTGCTTGATCCATTCGAGCCGCTTGGCCGCCTGATCCAGCCAGAAACCGCCGGGGTTGCTCGCCGCCGCCTCATACAATTCGGCGTAGCCCTTCGCATCGAGGCTGGCATTCGTCCAATCGCCGCTGATCGGATAGATTTCTGGATCGGTCATCACGCACCTTCGACAGGGAACCGCGGGTGCCGGGCGACACCCGCGGGAGGACCTAGCCAAGCGGCGAGCGCGATGCCAGCCGCCGCAACGTCATCGACCCAGGAAGGTCAGCAGATCGCTGGTCAGCCGGTCGCCGTGGGTGGCGAACAGGCCGTGCGGCGCGCCGTCATATTCCACCAGCTGGCTGTTTGCGATCCCGACCGATGCGGCGCGGCCGGCAGCGTCGATCGGCACGGTGGCGTCGGCGGTGCCGTGGATGATGAGCGTGGGTACGGAAAACGCGCCGAGGTCGGGCCGGAAGTCGGTGTGCCCGAACGCCTGCGCGCAGGCCAGCGTCGGCTTCAGTCCCGCCTGCATCGCCGTCGCCGTCGCCCAATCGAGGACGTCGTCGCTGACCGGATGGCTAATGACGCCGACGCCGAAGAACTGCTTGAAGAAGGCGTCGCGGAAGAAGTGAGCGCGATCCTTCTGGATGTTCGCGCCGATCTCCTGCAATTTTTCCTCGGGCGTGCCGTGCGGATTGTCCTCGGTCTTCAGCATGTACGGCACGACCGATGCGATCAGGCCGGCGGCGATCACGCCCTTGCCGCCGTGCCGGCTCATGTAGCGCGCGACCTCGCCGCCGCCCATCGAAAAGCCGATGACCGCCGCGTCGCTGTCTGCCCCGGTTGCTGCCATGACGTCGGCTAGATCGTCGGCCAGCGTATCATAGTCGTAGCCGCTCCACGGCTGGCCCGAGCGTCCAAAGCCGCGCCGATCATAGGCGATCGCGCGAAACCCCGCATCCGCCAGTGCCATCATCTGCGGATCCCAGCTGTCGGCGGACAACGGCCAGCCGTGCAGCAGGATCACCGGACGACCCGATCCCCAGTCCTTGACGTAGATGTCGGTGCCGTCGCGCGTTTTGACATAAGGCATGATGCGAAATCCTTTCAGGCATTTGCTGCCGGTCAACGATGGCGGCGGGCTGCCGTTCCTCGTGGGGTGGCATTCCTGAAGCGTGCCTGCCAGCATCGGGAAAACACGCGAATCGAGGAGTAGGGTATGCGTATCATCCTGGCGGCATCGCTGCTGGCCATCGCCGTGGCGGGCTGTTCGTCCGGCAAGCCGGCGGCGTCGAACGAAGGCGTCGCCGCGCCGGCGGTGGCACCGACGAAGGCCAGCAACTGGGCGCAGTTCCGGGACGGCTTTGTCGAGGGCTGGTTCAAGCTCGATCCCGCCAATGCCGTCTACCAGGGCCGGCACGACTTCGATGGGCAGTTGCCCGACTGGAGCGCGGCAGGGCTGAAACGCCAGTCGGAATTTCTGCACCAGGCGATCGACCGTGCGAGGGCGTTCGGCGATGGCGACCTGGCGCCGCAGGAGAAATTCGAACGCGATTATCTGATCCGCGTCGCCGAGGGTAAGCTGTTCTGGCTGGACGATGCGGACCAGCCGCACAGCAACCCGGCCTATTACGTCGGCGGGGGGCTGGATCCCAACGTCTATATCGCGCGGCCCTATGCCGATGCGCCGACGCGGATGAAGGCGCTGATCGCGTTCCTGCAACGCGTACCGGCGGCGGCGGGGAACATTCGCGCCAATCTGAAGACCCCCATGCCGCGTTCGTTCGTCGATTATGGGGTCGCAGGTTTCAATGGCTTTGCCGATTATTATGTCGGTGATGCGAAGACGGCGTTCGCCGACGTCGCCGATCCGGCCCTGCAGGACCAGTTGACGCAGGCCGCCACCGCGGCGAGCGCGGCGATGCGCGATCTTGGCACGTGGCTGTCGGGGCAGCGCGCGAATGCGACCGGCGATTTCGCGCTGGGCGCGGATCGGTTCCAGCGGATGGTACGTGCCACCGAAGGCGTCGACACCTCGCTCGACGCGCTGGAAGCGGCGGGGCGCGCCGACCTGAAGCGCAATCAGGACGCGCTGGCAGCGGCATGCAAGCTGTTCGCCAAGGGCAGGACGATCCCCGAATGCATCGACAAGATGAACGCGAACAAGGCCGCCGACGGTCCGGTGGCCGAGGCACGCCGACAGATCCCGGTGCTGCGCGCGTTCGTGGTCAAGAACGACCTGGTGAGCATTCCCGGCACGGAAGAGGCGAAGGTGGAGGAAAGTCCGCCCTACAACCGCCAGAATTCGGCCTATATCGACCCTGCCGGGCCCTATGAGAAGAATATCCCGTCGGTCTATTACATCTCGCCGCCGGACCCGGCATGGGACCAGAAAACCCGCGACGCTTTCGTGCCGGGCAAGAAGGATTTGCTGTTCACCTCGATCCATGAGGTGATGCCGGGGCATTTCCTCCAGTTCCTGCACGCCAACCGGTCCAGGTCGATGTTCGGCCGCATCTTCGTCGGCTACGCCTTCGCCGAAGGCTGGGCGCACTATACCGAGGAAATGATGTGGGAGGCCGGGCTGAACAAAGGCGATGCCGAGACCCACGTCGGCCAGATCAGCAATGCGCTGCTGCGCGACTGCCGCTTCCTGTCTGCCATCGGCCTGCACGCGCGCGGGATGACGCAGGAGCAGAGCCTGCAGATGTTCCGCGAGCAATGCTATCAGGACGAAGGCAATTCGCGCCAACAGGCGGCGCGCGGGACCTATGACCCGGCCTATCTCAACTATACCCTCGGCAAGCTGCTGATCCGCAAGCTGCGCGAGGACTGGACTGCCAGCCGCGGCGGTCGCGAGGCGTGGAAGGCGTTCCACGACCAGTTCCTCAGCTATGGCGGCCCGGCCATTCCGCTGGTCCGCCAGCAGATGATGGGTGAACCGGAGGCCAAGGCGGTATTCTGACGGACTGCGCATGGAGCCACCGGCATCCTCCCGGGCAAGGCGTGTGCGCCGCGCGTCGGTGACGATGGGGTAGCCTCCAGGCATCGTGCCCGTGGCTGCCCCTTCAGCGCGACACCTGTGTCCCCGGCTGCTCGTCCTCAGCCTCGTCGCTGCGCGGATTGCGGATCGATGGCCTGAGGCGCGCGAGGCTGCACAATCCCGCCACCAGCGCCAGCCCGGCGGCGACCAGTGGTGGCGCCATGCCGCCGCCCACACCCATCGCCAGCAGCGCGGCGACCATCGTCGCGCCCGTCGTCTGTCCGACCAGTCGCACCGTGCCGACTAGGCCGCCCGCCGCCGCCGCCCGTTCGCGCGGTGCAGACCCTATAATGAGGCGGGCATTGGGCGGCAGGAACAGGCCGAACCCCGATCCGCACAGCGCCATGCGCCAGGTGATATCGACATAGGCCGCATCGGCGGGCAGCGTCGCGATCAGCAATAAGGCCACGATCGACACCGCCATGCCGACCCCGCCCAGGATGCCCGCCGGCACGCGATCGGACAACCAGCCCGCCAACGGCGCCACGATCATGTTCGTCAGCGGCCATGGCGCGATCGCCGCGCCGACTTCCGCGGCCGTGAAGCCATAGCCGTGCTGCAACCGGAACGGCGTCGACAGCAGCAGGGTCATCGATGCGGTGAATGCGGTGTAGGCGCCGACCGCCGACAGCGCGATCACCGGTTTGGCCAGCAGGTCGATCGGCAGGATGGGCTTTGCTTCCCGCCGTTCACGCCGGATGAAGAACCAGCCGATACCCGCGCCCAACGCCACGATCGCCGCCGACACGACCGGGCTGTCGCCGTGCACCGCGCTTTCGGCGCCGGAGATGACCAGCCCGATCATACTCGCGCAAATGACCGCGCCGAGTACGTCGAACGGCTCGTCGCGCGGCTGCGGTGCGGGCAGGGCGCGACCGAGTGCTAGGCTGAGCAGTGCGAACGGCACCGCGCTCGCAAACACCCACGGCCATGGCGCGATGCCCAGCACCAGCCCGCCGATCGTCGGAGCCAGCGCGGCCGAACTCGACACGACCACCGAATTGATGCCGAGGCCGCGACCCAGCTGCCTGCCGGGGTAGATCGACCGGATCAGCGCCGACGACACGCTCAACGCCGCCGCCGCCCCCAGCGCCTGCGCTGCCCGCACGACGAGCAGGAACGGCAGGCTTTTGGCAAAGAAGCACAGCATTGTGGCGATTGTGAACACCAGCTGCCCGAACTGGTAGGTGCGCTTCAGCCCGAACCGGTCGCCGAGCCCGGCGAACGGCAGGATCATCATCGCCAGGATCAGCTGATACACGGTGACGACCGCCACCACCGCGCTGTTGCCGACGTTCAGGTCGCGCGCGATCGTCGGCAGCGCCACCGTGGCGATGCCGCCATCGATGATCACCAATGCGGTCCCGGCAGAAATCGCGCCGATCGCGACATAGCGGCGGGGCAGGGGCAGGCCGTCGGTCATGCATTTCTCACATTCATAACGACATGCTCGTCATGCTTCGCATTGCGCACCAACGCATTGGACGGCACAAACGGCGCATCCATGGGAGATACGATGCCGATGATCCTCCGTAGCCTGCTGCTCGCCTCGACCCTCCTTGCGGCTGCCCCTGCCGTCGCCCAAGTGAAGGCGCCTATGACCGACATGACCACCGACAACGACCCCTATATCTGGCTTGAGGACAAGGATGGCGCGAAGCCCCTTGCCTGGGTTGAGGCCGAGAATGCCCGGACGCTGCCGCGGCTGCAGAACGATCCGCGCTACAAGACCTTCTATGCTGAGGCACTGGCGATCGCGTCCGCCAAGGATCGCATTCCGATGCCGAACCAGCTGTTCGGCCGCATCTACAACTTCTGGCGCGATGCCGATCATCCGCAGGGCATCTGGCGCTGGACGACCGAGGTCGGCTATGCCGCCGCGCAGCCGCAATGGACGACCGTACTCGACCTCGATGCGCTGTCGAAGGCGGAAGGCAAGAAATGGGTATGGAAGGGCGCATCCTGCCTCCAGCCCGACGAACGCCTGTGCCTCGTCGCACTGTCCGAGGGCGGCGAGGACGCGATCAGCTATCGCGAATTCGACCTGGCACAGGGCCAGTTCGTC
The sequence above is a segment of the Sphingomonas insulae genome. Coding sequences within it:
- a CDS encoding alpha/beta fold hydrolase; translation: MPYVKTRDGTDIYVKDWGSGRPVILLHGWPLSADSWDPQMMALADAGFRAIAYDRRGFGRSGQPWSGYDYDTLADDLADVMAATGADSDAAVIGFSMGGGEVARYMSRHGGKGVIAAGLIASVVPYMLKTEDNPHGTPEEKLQEIGANIQKDRAHFFRDAFFKQFFGVGVISHPVSDDVLDWATATAMQAGLKPTLACAQAFGHTDFRPDLGAFSVPTLIIHGTADATVPIDAAGRAASVGIANSQLVEYDGAPHGLFATHGDRLTSDLLTFLGR
- a CDS encoding DUF885 domain-containing protein translates to MRIILAASLLAIAVAGCSSGKPAASNEGVAAPAVAPTKASNWAQFRDGFVEGWFKLDPANAVYQGRHDFDGQLPDWSAAGLKRQSEFLHQAIDRARAFGDGDLAPQEKFERDYLIRVAEGKLFWLDDADQPHSNPAYYVGGGLDPNVYIARPYADAPTRMKALIAFLQRVPAAAGNIRANLKTPMPRSFVDYGVAGFNGFADYYVGDAKTAFADVADPALQDQLTQAATAASAAMRDLGTWLSGQRANATGDFALGADRFQRMVRATEGVDTSLDALEAAGRADLKRNQDALAAACKLFAKGRTIPECIDKMNANKAADGPVAEARRQIPVLRAFVVKNDLVSIPGTEEAKVEESPPYNRQNSAYIDPAGPYEKNIPSVYYISPPDPAWDQKTRDAFVPGKKDLLFTSIHEVMPGHFLQFLHANRSRSMFGRIFVGYAFAEGWAHYTEEMMWEAGLNKGDAETHVGQISNALLRDCRFLSAIGLHARGMTQEQSLQMFREQCYQDEGNSRQQAARGTYDPAYLNYTLGKLLIRKLREDWTASRGGREAWKAFHDQFLSYGGPAIPLVRQQMMGEPEAKAVF
- a CDS encoding MFS transporter, with amino-acid sequence MTDGLPLPRRYVAIGAISAGTALVIIDGGIATVALPTIARDLNVGNSAVVAVVTVYQLILAMMILPFAGLGDRFGLKRTYQFGQLVFTIATMLCFFAKSLPFLLVVRAAQALGAAAALSVSSALIRSIYPGRQLGRGLGINSVVVSSSAALAPTIGGLVLGIAPWPWVFASAVPFALLSLALGRALPAPQPRDEPFDVLGAVICASMIGLVISGAESAVHGDSPVVSAAIVALGAGIGWFFIRRERREAKPILPIDLLAKPVIALSAVGAYTAFTASMTLLLSTPFRLQHGYGFTAAEVGAAIAPWPLTNMIVAPLAGWLSDRVPAGILGGVGMAVSIVALLLIATLPADAAYVDITWRMALCGSGFGLFLPPNARLIIGSAPRERAAAAGGLVGTVRLVGQTTGATMVAALLAMGVGGGMAPPLVAAGLALVAGLCSLARLRPSIRNPRSDEAEDEQPGTQVSR